GCCAGTTCGGAAGGGTTCACCCCTTACCAAGACAGTAGGTACTCCAGCAGTAACTGACTACAGTCATACAGTGACATATTTTCCACATAAATCATTGGGAAAAAGAGGGTTCTTCTATAAATCACTGGGAAAAAGAGGGTTGTTCTTTAAATCATTGGGAAAAGAGGGTTATTCTATAAATCACTGGAAAAAGAGGGTTATTTCTATAAATCACTGGAAAAAGAGGGTTCTTCTATAAATCACTGGGAAAAAGAGGGTTCTTCTATAAATCACTGGGAAAAAGAGGGTGTAACTTTCTTTAATTTGTAGTTCAACAGCATGCCAGTGTCACCAAGTGGCGCCAGGTGTGACAAGCAAGCATGTCAACCTCCGGTGTTATTTCCCTTCCAGCGCTTATTGGCAGACCTGAGTTCAAGATTGAGGTGAGCAAAGACAAGAGGAAGATCACCCTGTATGTAACAGACCCTCCCATAGCCCTGTTCCAcgagcagaacaaactaaagaCCATGCGGGATGTCTTCGCTGATGAGCTGCAGTACAAAGTCACCTTTGGGAAAGCAACAAGCACGGGCAAGGTAAGCTCAAAGgggaggacaacaacaacactagAGAGTCATATTTACAGTTCCTCAGAGTACTCTAGGGCCCGGGGCCGAACCCAGTGAGATAGAGGACATGTCTCAATGGTGTAGGTTCCTCAAAAGGAGCCAAGTCAAGGAATGTAATATGCAGTGGATGATAATGAGTTCGGCAAACGCTCACTTCTGATTATATTGCATGTGTGTcattaatatatatatactagTTTAATGACATTACAACAGTATTGAACAAGTAATAGAAAATGAAAATACGGAAGAAGACACAATACAAGCCCTTCCTTTGTGTAATCGTCCCTCTAGAAAACAAAGATCTCTGCCAGCAGTGAGATAGAGCTAGACAGGAGGGATGTTGAGCCTGGGGTGAGTTACTGCTTCAACGTGCAGGCCTACATCCCCTCCCGCAGCGCAGACAAACAGCTGGGAGAGCTCAGTAAAAGACAGTGTTCACCAGGCGCCAATAAGTCCGTCTTTGAAGGTAAGGATACTAgcaatgccaaggttgtgggttcagtTCAAGTCCCACAGGGATCACATGCTAATAATAAATGGATGCTGTCACTCACTTGTGTTCATTAAGGAAATGTAGCCCAGTGAATATcgaacacttacagttgaagtcggaagtttacatacaccttagccaaatacatttaaacccagtttttcacaattcctgacatttaatcctagtaaaaattccctgccttaggtcatttaggatcaccactttattttaagaatatgaaatgtcagaataatagtagagataatgatttatttaatgatttatttcagcttttatttctttcatcacattcccagtgggtcagaagtttacataaaatcaattagtatttggtagcattgccttttaaattgtttaacttgggtcaaacatttcgggtagccttccacaagcttcccacaataagttgggtgaattttggcccattcctcctgacagagctggtgtaacgaagtcaggtttgtaggcctccttgctcgcacacgctctttcagttctgcccacaaatgttctataggatgaggtcagggctttgtgatggccacactttgttgtccttaagccattttgccacaactttggaagtatccttggggtcattgtctatttggaagacccatttgcgaccaagctttaacttcctgactgatgtcttgagatgttgcttcaatatatccacataattttccttcctcatgatgccatctattttgtgaagtgcaccagtccctccggcagcaaagcacccccac
This sequence is a window from Coregonus clupeaformis isolate EN_2021a chromosome 7, ASM2061545v1, whole genome shotgun sequence. Protein-coding genes within it:
- the LOC121570636 gene encoding tissue factor-like isoform X2, with product MWDPKPSNYSYTVEYSVIGQIREWNQHCIRTMETQCDLSNALTDLKATYSADVFSEPLHRVTSDLTEFPHASSEGFTPYQDTLIGRPEFKIEVSKDKRKITLYVTDPPIALFHEQNKLKTMRDVFADELQYKVTFGKATSTGKKTKISASSEIELDRRDVEPGVSYCFNVQAYIPSRSADKQLGELSKRQCSPGANKSVFEEFGLGVIAGFILLIILIIVVAIVVTVVCCQRTRKANTSGKEGVPLKSV